In Deltaproteobacteria bacterium, the following are encoded in one genomic region:
- a CDS encoding NADH:flavin oxidoreductase: MSRLFDPLRIKDTELRNRTVFAPVVTNFGLRNNQAIQYFAERARGGVGLIIVHGTPVDLLLRTNWAQSLSPLVMAIHEQGAKVALQLWHGNELNGQAVAPSVRESYRQITREEIRTVVEKFVTAARHCQEAGFDGVEVHGAHGYFIHQFFSPLTNQRSDEYGGNAEKRMLLGMELVVAMREAVGERFLLLYRHSAVDGVPGGISVEESARFAQALENHWLDVIDVSAGMGRTDELSIPPASAPEGTHAELAAKIKAKVTIPVIAVGKVQTRAGAEKILQEGKADLVALGRQLLADPYWPEKMQEGREDEVVTCTYCNFCAQEMHAGRPIACPQNPNLGQEKK, from the coding sequence ATGTCTCGCCTTTTTGACCCGCTGCGGATCAAAGACACTGAACTCAGAAACCGCACCGTCTTTGCGCCCGTGGTTACGAATTTCGGGTTGAGGAACAACCAGGCCATTCAATATTTTGCCGAGCGCGCCAGGGGCGGAGTGGGTCTGATTATCGTGCATGGCACACCCGTCGATCTACTTTTACGGACCAATTGGGCCCAGAGCCTGAGTCCCCTGGTCATGGCGATTCATGAACAGGGAGCCAAAGTAGCCTTGCAACTCTGGCACGGAAATGAATTGAACGGCCAGGCGGTTGCCCCTTCTGTCCGGGAGTCCTATCGCCAGATCACCCGGGAGGAAATCCGTACGGTGGTCGAGAAATTCGTCACAGCCGCCAGACATTGCCAGGAAGCCGGGTTTGATGGGGTTGAGGTTCACGGAGCGCACGGGTATTTCATCCACCAGTTCTTTTCGCCCTTAACCAACCAAAGATCCGATGAATACGGTGGGAATGCCGAGAAGCGCATGCTCTTGGGAATGGAGCTGGTTGTGGCCATGCGCGAGGCGGTGGGAGAGAGGTTCCTTCTACTTTATCGGCATAGCGCGGTAGATGGTGTCCCAGGAGGGATCTCTGTCGAAGAGAGTGCGCGCTTTGCCCAAGCCTTGGAGAACCACTGGCTGGACGTGATCGATGTTTCCGCCGGCATGGGGCGGACCGATGAGCTTTCCATTCCGCCGGCTTCGGCTCCCGAAGGGACCCACGCCGAACTTGCCGCTAAAATCAAGGCGAAGGTTACCATTCCGGTAATTGCGGTGGGGAAAGTGCAAACCCGGGCCGGGGCCGAAAAGATTTTACAGGAAGGGAAGGCTGACCTTGTTGCCCTCGGCCGACAGTTATTGGCTGATCCGTACTGGCCAGAGAAGATGCAGGAGGGGAGAGAAGACGAAGTTGTTACCTGCACCTACTGCAACTTTTGCGCGCAGGAGATGCATGCCGGCAGGCCCATTGCCTGCCCGCAGA